Below is a window of Humulus lupulus chromosome 9, drHumLupu1.1, whole genome shotgun sequence DNA.
cgtgaGCCATTGTAAATAGTGATGAATGTCTCCTCTAGTttataaacaataataaaaaagatCCATACAAGCGTTTAGGTTCTATATATAATATAGGGATAGATGATATATGGACATTTAGTTTTGAGATAACTAGTTAACTTTGAGACAATCAATTAGTTAAGTTGAGGCAACCCATTACAGTTTATGTTTTATTGAATGAGTAGCAAGCTTAATGTACTAAACAATATTTGTGACTTAGTCTTGAGGAAGGATCTTATGGCAATGTAAGTAACATCTCATTCAATGGAAGTCTTAAAGGCAGtgctaatataacaataaaaaaaattctataagCCCTGctaatttaaaattgtatttgTCCTCTGTTTTTGCTAGTCTACTTAGTTTTGTTTCCTCAACCGAAATATATGAGTTTTTTTGGGTAACTGAGTTGCTTTGCAGCaaaaaaatatttgttttgtttcctctctctctatatattctatatatgtATAAATCTGTTATTGTAAATTTTTATTGTGATATTAGATCAGGCTTGAGGATGCTGAGAGGAGCTTGGACTAGATCAAGCTGCAGCTAGCTTTGGGCTTTAGTCGAAATTTTCTGTAGGTTCCACTTCTATAGTTCTCTGAGATGGTACCACTTGATCTTATTGTTGCTGATTTCTTTCTTAGTTCTTGTAATCGGTATAAAATTTCAAATGCTTTGGTTCTTAATGTATGAATTATATAATGTTTTAGAAGCAAAATAAATTTTGCTTTATGGTTATACTTTATATATACTTTATAACTATTTTAAAGTACTATTTTAGCGCTACTcactgtgttttttttttttttttttttttatgataactAGCTATCAGCTTCAATGCTACAACTGTTGTCAGTGTTCAGAAACTTTTGATCGCAAGATCTCTTCAAAGGTACATATATGTGTGTACATAAAAtcgttaatttattttttattatgcaCTTTGGCATTGTTTGGGGTACTAGTGACTCAAATGAAGAACCTCTTGTAACCAGTTAATGTTGGTAAAGACTTGCTTTCCAAAGTTTTATTATGTCTTTGCATTTTCATCTTAAAAACTATTCAGAGTTGCTTCTTAGAACATGATGATACATTTGTGGTAATAATCTCATTATGTTCTTTTTCTTAGTAAATTTTTCTCTTTTGTTTTTCTCTTCAAATTCTATAAATGAATTATAGACTTGTACATAATTTTATTTTGATCAAAATTATGCTCAATCAGTTTGATCAAATGCTTACATGGAAATTATGAGTAagtccttttttttttatcattatggCTCTTCATATATCTTTCCAGTTATGGAAGtggtaaataattttatatttatttatttgtctaatattatctttattatttatatttttgaaatAAATTTGAGAGTGATCTGATTTTTTAAGAAAACCACAGATATGTGATATTTGGAAGGTCTCTAAGTTGCGTCAACATTTTTTGGGGATTGTTTAGATCTTAGGACatgggttttttattttttattttcatggaGCTTGGTTGTATAACAATGGAGGTTGGGCTCACTTGGCCTAGTCCAAGGACCTTATGGGTGTTTATCATTTACTCTATTTCTTATATCAAATATGCTAATCTTTTTATAcacactgattttttttttatagagtcATTGGGTTCTGCAGCAATACCTGCTAGAAACTCTCCATCCTAAATGAGACAGTGGGAAATTTATGCAAGGTTATACtgtataattttgtaatttatatggACTGTAGTAGTATGGAGTAATATGAATTTGTTTCAAAAATCTTtctatgttttatttttgttgtttgtatGCTTATGTATGATCTCATGATTTGGGTGAGTTTCTTGATTTCACTTGAATAATTTTCCATATACACATGACAGTTTGTGGAATAAgtctttgtttttctttgtttacAATTAAATGATTAACTAAGCATTCAAATCTTTTTGTCTGTGTGTTAATCCTCAATATAGTATCAAGTGTTTGTGACTGTGTTCCTTTGACTTCTTTGCTCCACATTGACTTGTGGGTGTGCTTTTCTTATATTCTTCTTGTGACTGTGTTATAAATGGGAATATAATTTGATCATGATTATTACTTGTATCTTAGTTGGACACTTTGATTATGATTTTGATCATGAATTAAAAGATTAAGATGCTTATGTTTAGCAAAATACTTCCAAGAAATATGATTAGTACAAGTACATAATGAAAAAAGTTGGTAGCATTTGAGGGATTAAACAATagcaatgaaagaaaaaaaaaaagggataatATAGCCTCATTAGTCATCAACCTTCTGCAGGAACACAACATAATGAAAATTTCATCTGTTTGCCATAAAAATATTGCTAGACAATTTTATTGTGACAGTCTTGTCTCCATGAAGTTTAATAAAAaggtccatttattatgagacaTGTCTAGAAtccattattttttgtttttcctcttctttttttatataattctttGGCTGCTCCTTCTCATGATTAATTCagtattgattatattttttagctcattacaagtgttgaatcacaatattcaacacttgcatatatttagataaagtttagttcattcattctctattCTCTTTGATGAATGTGGTGCTATTTGGAGAGACCAGTGATAAGGAACACAACATAATGAAGATTTCATGTGTTTGCCATAATGGAGTTGTATTGTATTATATGTATTTGGTTTCGATTCATGTTAGGGTGATTGGTGCAGGATAATTGGCCTTCTGTGATGTTTGCAATGGCAGGATGGGTGGTACTTAGCCTTGGAAATCTCTCAACTCAGTATGCTTGGGCTTTTGTTGGCTTATCAGTCATAGAAGTGATCACTGCAAGCATAACAGTTGTTAtaggtcctttctttcattctctctctctctctctctctgaccatTTCTAAATGTTGATGTTTGTCTGTGTTGCTCTTATAGATACTGAATTTTTTGCTTCTGTTGTGATCTTTAATGGTGACAGGAACAACCTCGAATTACTTTTTAGACAATAGAATTAATAGAGCAGAGATCCTTTTCCCTGGCGTTGGCTGCTTCTTGGTTGCAGTTTGCCTTGCTTCTACTGTCCACTCATCTAATGCAGCTGATAATAAAGAAAAGCTTGAAGGTTTTTCATCTAAAGAGGGGTATGTTTCATTCATTAAATGTTAAGGTTATCAAAGAATTATCTTGTTTTTattcattttcaaaaataaaaatcatcGAGCTTGTTGAGTGATGCAATTTTTACTTAATTGTTTTGTTTGATGGTACACTTAAGGATAATGAGAATGAGCAGAAAACTAGCTGTACCATTATAGATGGCACTGTAAAAGACAATAATTTTTAGTatggaaaatcaattaaaattctCACATTTAGATGAAAAGTGATAATCTTGTGTTGCAAAAATACTACACAACAATATTTGGAAGTTCATCACCTGACATTCAAATCCAAACATCTCATATTCTCTAtcacatttaataattataactCTTACTACAGGTGTTTGGGAAAAGCACTCTCATTGGACTGTCCATATGTTTCTTTGCTGGTGTTTGCTTTTCTCTATTCTCACCAGCATTCAACTTGGCAACAAATGATCAATGGCATACATTGAAAGATGGGGTTCCTCACTTGGTTGTCTACACTGCATTCTTTTACTTCTCAGTATCTTGTTTTGTCCTTGCTATAATCCTCACATCACATTCCTTTACTACCCTATGTTGGACTTACCGAAATCATCATTCAAGGcttatatgttgaatatttaagactactttaatactttaagaacattttgttgttgatgacagtgttgaatgttttaaactaatttgtggattgttaatataatgttgaatgtttttactatttgttatttgaaaatcaagttcatttgatgatgctagtatatattagaaagctaattttaattatataaaaaaattaaaatataatagaacaaattagtgttatataaatgaatatataatgagaatttaaacttatctaaatattaacataatacgaaaaatgtgttataatatctattacaataacactttttataagtaaagaattttgttatgcaaacttcattatataacacaaataatgtgttatactaaagtgtagtataacacaaatttataagtattgaaatgtgttatataatcgactataaataatataattaaacacttatctatttattaaaataacacagaaagtgtgttatcgttgacagtataatagcacatctgtataacaatgataaagtgttatgtaaagtaccctaacctacgataacatagttggtcttaacacatcaaaaagtgttatggtatgttttgataacaaatttttggtgttattaaaagcattttttcttgtagtgaatccttaataaacatacctgtgacaagtgtcacattcttaataattctatctaaaccttaggttataataaataatattcttaggaccagctacgtcaaaattaatatttctaaaccataggtgaaaactaaaattctaccactaccactaccactaccactaccactaccactaccacaaggGGTGAGCTTAAAATCCCAAtaggaaaacaactaatatcAAATTACCAATAGTTTAATAAAACCCCTAAATGATTagttgtagtgtctcagaattttactactactagtagtagtagtagtagtagtagtagtagtagtacaacttagtattttagttttcgtggttattggttcaagccggaatttagttagaaactcgtagaaatagttatggattttataagtttaacctatggtttagaaatattaattttaacataaggttttattaatatagctagtcctagaaatattatttattataacctaaggtttagatagaataattaagaacgtgacacttgtcacatgtataattattaaggatttaagcattttggatgaataaattaataaaggataagtCTTGacggtctagaaccttccctcatctgttaggatcacattttactcagtcaaagtggtttaaacaaattcaagtgtgctgaaagtgtgtaaaaacgtgtttgaaatatcagcgcATGCCGATGTATCGCAACTATaagggtcgatatatcacctatgattgatacggaaaacacatcgacttcgcacgaaaAAAACCACCGACTCTTAGGATTATgatgtaggcgatatatcgcctataggaggcgatatatcggctctagtagAAATTTTTGAATCTTCGTGGAATCcgaaactagaaacaaccctcaacaactttgactcattcttgaatgtttttgaccaagttctgtgCATTTGTTGAGcgaaaaatgttttttttaatcatttatttattcattgaaatgggagttactTTCACTccctgaactctataaataagacccttcactcagccatttttcatcagctttcaagcacagttcagagcctctaggctgctaagttcattctagattgaaacactagggtttcagggtaaaagctttcaaatctatagcttttctaaacacttgggaagtaagattttggaGTGACtttggtgtttgaggtatagaacGTAGCCCTAAGCTATCTAAGGTGCTTTTAATCGTCAGGTTTAGTCCATTttcattcttcttattctttcctttttcttcaaatcctaactcgttataatgacttttggttaggtgttcaaattctttgaaacttaaggtttttggtaagtctttttctgatggtttagatcttttcttcatcttcttttctctaaaggacttatggtttctttatgtttggttttaggagtttccaatccactcttgtctccaatattcaggtttttggtaaggaaaattagatagtttagtttatgatctaggctatgtttttgtatgacctaacatttcaggtacaataaaggggtaagtgtgtctggacctaaggtgtccaatgatgtatgacggacttatgtctagtaggcttggttgccaaaactttatgacgaacctaagttgatgttcgatgtatgacagactattgttcgaggcttaattgccacctctgtataaacacttatctttttattatatctgacttgttattatgacctatagttatgattatgatctatgacctatagttacgattatgacttatgatctatgatttatgactatgcttatgacttagattatgatttatgattatgacttaggctatgatgtAATATCCATTTTCCCAGAAGGACAATTTCGTAATTTTTTTCACTATGTgcatccttgtcatttttttttcttttcctttgatggaatattgGATATGCATGATTTCCAATGGTGATAATATTCATGGTTTCTTATGTTTAAATATCTCGGAAATGATTGTAAAATCTCAGCATGTGCATAatgccaaataaataaataatgactcgggttaaagttattatttattttatgaatattattattattatgagtataataataataatatggtatgagttttttttttgagttattatattattattatttaaatagattAAATAATAGTAATTATAAGCAATTATGaaatgactataatgtccccattTTTGGGATTTGTTGAGGGATATTTTGAGGACATTTTATGATAAACAATATCCCAAATATCTGATTAAAAATTCATGATATAAcaagatattatttattttagttgtttaaattttttaaaataaatgaaaaatctctagttttgtgggaattggaggaagaatCGTTCTAATATCAACAAGTTATGTTTTACtcatttatttattgttatatcATGATCAAGAGAGTTCTGAGTGAGAGAAATTGTAGGAAgcaagcttagagagagaaagaaccgtttttttttcacaatacctagagagagaaagtataaTTTCGGGCTTGGGAAGCTTATGGAAAATTTGGGTTGTTTTGATCATTTTAGATACATTATTTATGATCTAAGAAAGGTTTTTGATGTGATAAAAGGACCTAGAAGTATTGTTTTCGAAATCCACCATTTGTCACCATTAAAGTTAGGGTTTTTGCATAGTTTCGGATTTGAGAGTGTTTAGATGAATTCTGGGTGTATGGAGGCATGTGTACAAGCTTAGAGGACTCCAAGGATTAATTTGGACGTAAAGAATCGGAGTTTAAAGGCTTAGAACGCAAAGTGCATTTTTTTTGCTCCATTTTTGGCAGTACATCGaacttggagaagaagacttcgaaACAAAGGGTTACAGACATCTTTTTGGGCTGGGGTCTATTTTTTTGAAGTTCTGGACACAAGGGGATCATTTTCCAAGCAAGAAAAGGGTTGGAACGCAACAAAACTCAGCCCTAGAGCCGTTGTCGCTGGAGAAGAAGACAAATCTGGCGATATTTTTGGCGAACCTGATCTGGGCATTTCCagaggtttttttttaaaaaaaattcttgttTTAGAATCTACATGATAATTTAgagtgtttggtgaagtttggtatttttttgataaatccttgatttattatgaattatttaaattttcttaggaaataattatgaaaaatacttaaattattctaaaaattcgtagataatttttatataatCTGTGATTGATACCAAACTGTTCAGTATGTTTATATTGAAGATTTAAacattttttgtaattttcttgaatttatttggttatttattaaataattatagaaaatacctAGGTTAATACAAATGACTCAGAATAATTATTGTAAGCATATTTAAGGGTTAGAAGCTATTCTATGAAATTTAGGATAACTATTTACTGTTTATTATTTATcttgaattatttgaattaaaatgGGTTATCTACGTagataaattatagaaaataactTGGTGTTGCTAAAATTATTTCTTACTGTTTGGGAACTGTTCTTATGAAGTTAAAATGGTATCTTAGTATCTGGTACTGATTTATAACTATGTTAGGTTGATTTGTTATTTTTGGTTAATTATTTGGTATTTAATGCATGTAAAAAAAAGGGTAATTTAtgcataaataattacaataatttGTATAAGTTTCTAACTTGTTTAATCATGTTTCATAATTTGTATAAATGGTTAGGAAGCATGTTAGTTTCTGGTTTGGGTAATTTTATCGAGTATCCAACTATTTTgggaattatgtgtaattaaaatgttaattattgaaaataaataattataaggaAATAATTAGTTTAATCTGACTTTATAGGCGTAAAAATAAACTTAGAATTTGATTTAGTaaattttggtaatttatttgattatttgattatgatCTATTTGTTGTGTGCATAAAGATGATAAGAAATGTGATGATTAGTATTATAGGTTGTAATTTTGTGGTGAAACCTTGATGTGGTTCATAATTGTGTTTTGAGTGTGTCATTGTATTGTTGGGTGTTTAGGATCTAGTTCTCAACAAGGACACTCAGCGAGGGGTTCGAGGTAGAACAAAGgaatatttttgcaattgaggtaagaagagtggacatctgtgCACGGGGTGTTTGTTTAAGCATACAACCTTGTTTCTTggtttgtatttatttatgttatgtatTGTGGTTGATTACTGTATACACTTAGTATTGTTAGCATGAGAATAGTGCTAGGGTTTTCGCTGCTTGTGTGAGCATAACACTTGCAGGTACACTAAGAGCTTATCATCGGTGAGTACAACTTGTGGTAAGTGAATGCCCCGTTGGATGCCAAGTGTGAGAATAACACGAGGCAGGGCATattacatttcatgtctgatCAACATGAATGTATGGTTGATTATCGTATGTGAGCATAATGTGCGGTATGAGACTTTGTTTGTTATGTGTGTGAGTATAACATGCATTGTATCAGTATTATATGAATTGTTATTGCTTAAGGTTTTGATTAAGCTATGTTGTATTATCTGGTTAGAGGggggttatgtcctacatagctcttcttactgggcgttagctcacgggtactctgtgtgcaggtaaaggcaaagcaacgCAGTGAGTGAAGCGGGCTTGAGGCGTGGATGTTACATATTAGGGGAGGGTTCACAACGTTTTAATGTTTTAAAGACTTATGGAATTTTATCACTTTTggactatgtttttttttttgttggattaAGTTTTAAGACTTGAAAATGTTTTATTTTGAAGAAATAGTGAGATCTCATGCCTcgtttatttcaataaaatagtattttaaatggttatttattttattgatttaaatggacTTTCATAAGTGacgtctcgggaaatcggggcgttacatatgatatgacctatggttttgtgatgtgatatgattagtataaataagtttttgttatgactcttgtgtaatttaggatatgttgattaaattattatatgactaactcttgtttgtattttccttacagggcctagaagctcaccccttatgatgttgttgtacaaaaaattgatgatagaaaggtcggtggcgaatGGGACCTAGgtgcttcgtgatgtactcgtggggaccaaatagtcgaggaagatcaagcgggcctatttatttatttatttttattaaagaatgtgctatttttaatttttatttaaatgttgctcattttaatatgttaaagacgattatttttttgtaaaaccatggatccatatatttattttcaagtttttattcaataaaagagaaatatttatgattatgatccaacgttgtgttcttgataatttatgagaaattagggtgttacaggtGGTATCAAAGGCCACGGCTATATTAGTCCTgaacgttcccacgaaatacacatGACGGCTACAAAAGACCAACTcgctaccaagtaagtatacacattgtttgcaaaatatgtttgtaatgtcttTCTTGTGTTTTCTTTCAGAAATTAGCTCAATGGACTCAAGTGTTGTTAGAAAAGTTAAAGTtataagaagaataccagacCTTGATTATGATAATGAGTTAGAGAGAATGTTTCTAAGAATCAACTCAAGATATGCTAGAAGAAGGATCCAATGTGGAGGATTAGAcatatataagaacacatcgttaaaatTTGTATTAtgctattttagaaaaaaatttgcAATATTTTTaacatgttatttgcttttgttattatttcattgtttagtaagtgttaagaattttggattcaattgaaagtgtaaagtttaaattcctctcttatgagTTAGCTCATTTGTGAAGgcctatttgctttgcattattagattggatctaattaaaaTGAATGACAATTAACAAAGCAAGGGATAAATTCCTGTCGTTAAGGTCCAAGtagaagttagggggccttagtagtgggtacgatatactgaacccagccctcctccatggaagattcaattgttaaggactatttacccgagttggacttaattgtaatagggtagttttgatagatagatggacctaatagacagtagtacgataggctaagttgtaacctctacttgctttgtttgtcttagtttttttttctcttttggggaaacaaAAAAGACACATAGAGCAGGGACCAAGAAGATCTGAAGACTAAATGGCCAGGGAAGAGGCCGAGGAAGGGGAAGgggcgaggaagaggagtagccaCCACCCCCATATATGAAGAATTTCCAGCAGCCCCGAGAGTGGcagaagcacccaatgtagtggaagaacCGCTAGCTGCTGTTACTCGataaaatttggaaagaaaaaatgcCTGCcttagggcagagctaaggagaagggaagaagagtttCAAATAAACTTAGGGCAACAGCAACAAGTGGCgcaacaagtcattcctctagcacaattactaTAGTTGGCAGAACCTTGctacgaggcagtgtatgaacGTTTTAGAAAGTAGCAACCGCCAAAATTTGACGGCGGATCCGACCCAATAGATGCAGAAGAATGGCTTCAATCAGTGGAGTCCATTTTAGAACATATGCAGCTGGGAAACGAAGATCGAGTCTCTTGTGCTTCAAGCTTGCTAAGGAAAGAtgtccgcatctggtgggatatagtgaatcagactagagatgtgaacatTATGACAagggatgagtttatccaagtgttcaacaagaagtattatagtcctttgattctagccacaagggtagACGAATTCATTGCGCTTACTCTAGAGAATTCGACTGTGATagagtatgccaggaagtttgataggctgacCAAATCTACCAACATTCAACTGCTTTGTCGTACTTAATTCGACAATCCCTATATTATCCAATAAAATCAATCTCGGATCCTTGTATTTCTCATTTATCGTCGACTCCATAACCATAGGATCAAAATCCCTCAAATCACTCATATCAAAACAACACTTCCAAAGTTCTACTTCTCCATTCAACTTGTGCAAATCACTACGATTATAATTGGAATCGTTGTCTCCCACCACTGCCATAACGCTACCCAACTTCATTGATTCAAAGCTCACACCATACTCACTAATGTCCCCTAATGTCCCATTAATAGCCTTCAATTCTAACATTTCTTTCTCTAAATTTTCAACTCTACAACACACTCCAGATATGCTGCATTCATTAACAACATTCCTATAAAATCCACATGCCACCTCTCGCATTAATAACTAAAATGatcaaaacaaaaattaattaaatactctgcaaaaaaaataaaaaattcaaaacaaGGGGAACATCGGTAAGTAAActaatttacataaaaaaaaattgcatgtTAAACAAACTAAACATACCTTCGAACATCCTAATCCCCCATTCTTTTCAATTCAATCTATCATATTATTAGTTTCAAAATCTGACCACCACCATATCGGACATATGCTTTGTCTACAAAGGACACATTGCACCGCACATGATGAAGAAAAAAACCTACCATTTTAAAACCGAAAAATAATTTTTCGTCATACAGATATAATTTCAAAATGCTATACAATGAAAAATGcacaaaaaaaacaaataattacaaaaaaaattgtacTCACCtgcaaaaaaaaaacacaagcaCCCACAAACAAATTGCGATCTTCTTTTTTTAAATGCACTCAAACCCATTACCAAAAACTTAAATGACATTGAAGCCCAATTTATTCTTCTAACAGTAGCTATGTTAGGAAATG
It encodes the following:
- the LOC133801806 gene encoding ureide permease 1-like; the encoded protein is MFAMAGWVVLSLGNLSTQYAWAFVGLSVIEVITASITVVIGTTSNYFLDNRINRAEILFPGVGCFLVAVCLASTVHSSNAADNKEKLEGFSSKEGCLGKALSLDCPYVSLLVFAFLYSHQHSTWQQMINGIH